A window of Xylophilus sp. GW821-FHT01B05 contains these coding sequences:
- a CDS encoding TetR/AcrR family transcriptional regulator, with translation MAQEKKTDRPARSDALQNRERILTVALVELARSADVPLSAIAQKAGVGQGTLYRHFPTREALVMEVYRYEMGQVVNFAKQLLEKYPPDQALERWMHRLAEYSMTKAGLADAIREVSSARDCSVNAGYAPMIAAAQLLLDANEQAGTIRAGVTTDDFFLATAGIWRIDFSSDWQPRLAWLINFVMQGLRAGSPASSISA, from the coding sequence GTGGCGCAGGAAAAGAAAACAGATCGGCCAGCACGTTCTGATGCGCTCCAAAACCGGGAGCGCATCCTGACGGTTGCACTTGTTGAACTGGCACGATCTGCAGACGTGCCACTGAGTGCGATTGCGCAGAAGGCTGGCGTGGGGCAAGGCACCCTGTATCGTCACTTTCCAACACGGGAAGCGTTGGTGATGGAGGTCTATCGCTATGAGATGGGGCAGGTCGTGAACTTTGCCAAGCAACTGCTTGAGAAGTACCCGCCAGACCAGGCCTTGGAGCGATGGATGCATCGCCTGGCCGAATACTCGATGACCAAAGCCGGCTTGGCGGACGCGATCCGCGAGGTCTCGAGCGCCAGGGACTGCTCGGTGAACGCCGGCTACGCCCCGATGATCGCTGCTGCCCAACTGCTGCTCGATGCAAATGAGCAAGCAGGGACGATCAGGGCGGGCGTTACTACCGACGACTTTTTCCTTGCGACTGCGGGCATCTGGCGGATCGATTTCAGCAGCGACTGGCAACCGCGACTTGCTTGGCTTATAAATTTCGTCATGCAAGGACTGCGCGCTGGTTCGCCCGCAAGCTCAATTTCGGCGTGA
- a CDS encoding NAD(P)-binding domain-containing protein: protein MNSLRLILCNRAARIKRMKIGIIGTGNIGGTIARKLSAAGHEVRVASAKGPEGIRSFADEIGAQAVDVRGAVDGVDVIILSIPLPAMQELPEGLFAAVPTDVTVIDTSNYYPGMRDARIAEIEEGMAESVWVSKRIGRPVIKAFNNALAYTLAKLGQPEGTPGRLAIAVAGDDVQSKQTAMTLVNQAGFDPVDAGSLEASWRQQPSTPAYCCDYDADTMRKALAEAVQGDAPRKRDQMPEHFGKLGPNPSHHDVVAMNRKLNSIGD, encoded by the coding sequence ATGAACTCCCTAAGATTGATTCTTTGTAATCGAGCAGCGAGGATCAAGCGCATGAAAATTGGAATCATCGGAACTGGCAACATTGGTGGAACCATCGCCCGCAAACTGAGTGCCGCAGGACACGAGGTGCGCGTCGCCAGCGCCAAGGGGCCAGAAGGCATTCGCTCGTTTGCGGACGAAATTGGCGCGCAAGCGGTGGATGTGCGCGGAGCCGTTGATGGCGTGGACGTCATCATTCTGTCCATCCCGTTGCCAGCCATGCAGGAACTCCCCGAAGGCTTGTTCGCCGCCGTACCGACAGATGTGACGGTCATCGACACCAGCAACTACTACCCCGGCATGCGCGATGCCCGCATTGCGGAGATCGAGGAGGGAATGGCAGAAAGCGTATGGGTGTCCAAGCGGATTGGTCGCCCTGTCATCAAGGCGTTCAACAACGCGCTGGCCTATACGCTTGCCAAGCTTGGGCAACCAGAAGGAACGCCTGGCCGTCTGGCCATCGCCGTGGCCGGGGACGATGTGCAGTCCAAGCAGACCGCAATGACGCTGGTCAACCAGGCTGGCTTTGATCCCGTCGATGCGGGCTCCTTGGAAGCGTCATGGAGGCAGCAGCCATCAACGCCAGCGTATTGCTGTGACTACGATGCGGACACCATGCGCAAGGCGCTGGCTGAGGCCGTCCAGGGCGATGCCCCCAGAAAGCGTGATCAGATGCCCGAGCATTTCGGCAAGCTCGGGCCCAACCCAAGTCACCACGACGTCGTTGCCATGAATCGCAAGCTGAACTCCATTGGTGACTGA